From the Carassius gibelio isolate Cgi1373 ecotype wild population from Czech Republic chromosome B25, carGib1.2-hapl.c, whole genome shotgun sequence genome, one window contains:
- the LOC128013758 gene encoding GTPase HRas, whose protein sequence is MTEYKLVVVGAGGVGKSALTIQLIQNHFVDEYDPTIEDSYRKQVVIDGETCLLDILDTAGQEEYSAMRDQYMRTGEGFLCVFAINNTKSFEDIHQYREQIKRVKDSDDVPMVLVGNKCDLPTRTVDTRQAQELARSYGIPFIETSAKTRQGVEDAFYTLVREIRQHKMRKLNPPDESGQDCMSCRCVVS, encoded by the exons ATGACTGAATATAAGCTGGTGGTGGTGGGCGCTGGAGGCGTGGGCAAGAGCGCTCTCACCATCCAACTCATCCAGAACCACTTTGTGGACGAATACGACCCCACCATAGAG GACTCGTACAGGAAGCAGGTGGTGATCGACGGAGAGACGTGTCTCCTGGACATCTTGGACACTGCGGGTCAGGAGGAGTACAGCGCCATGAGGGACCAGTACATGAGGACAGGAGAGGGCTTCCTCTGTGTCTTCGCCATCAATAACACCAAGTCCTTCGAGGACATCCATCAGTACAG GGAGCAGATCAAGCGGGTGAAGGATTCGGATGACGTGCCCATGGTGCTGGTGGGTAACAAGTGTGACCTCCCGACCCGGACGGTGGACACACGGCAAGCGCAGGAGCTCGCCCGCAGCTACGGGATCCCCTTCATCGAGACCTCCGCCAAAACACGACAG ggtgtGGAGGATGCATTTTACACGCTGGTGCGAGAGATCCGTCAGCACAAGATGAGGAAGCTGAACCCGCCGGACGAGAGCGGTCAGGACTGCATGAGCTGCCGCTGCGTCGTGTCGTGA
- the LOC128014115 gene encoding tumor susceptibility gene 101 protein-like: MAVVNEGALKKMLKQYKYRDLTVREITNVISQYKDLKPGMDAYVFNDGSSRDLMSLTGTVPVGYRGNVYNIPVCLWLLDTYPYNPPICFVKPTSAMMIKTGKHIDANGKIYLPYLHEWKHPQSDLYGLIQVMIVVFGEEPPVFSRPTTQPPYQAFQAAGPPNQSYMPGMPAVSPYGPNPNPNPCGYPGYPYPGGNAYPATGGAAHYTSQTPVTAVGPSRDGTIGEDTIRASLISAVSDKLRWRMKEEMDRAQAELDALRRTEEDLKKGHQKLEDMVSRLDQEVSEVDRNIELLKKKDEELSEALEKMENQSENNDIDDVIIPTAPLYKQILNLYAEENAIEDTIFYLGEALRRGVIDLEVFLKHVRLLSRKQFQLRALMQKARKTAGLSDLY, translated from the exons ATGGCTGTTGTAAACGAAGGAGCTCTTAAAAAGATGCTGAAG CAATACAAATACAGAGATCTCACTGTGCGTGAGATAACAAACGTCATCTCTCAGTACAAAGACCTCAAACCTGGCATGGACGCGTACG TGTTTAATGACGGCTCCTCCAGAGACCTGATGAGCCTCACAGGAACGGTTCCAGTGGGTTATAGAG GGAATGTGTACAATATTCCCGTGTGCCTGTGGCTGCTGGATACGTATCCCTACAACCCTCCCATATGTTTTGTGAAGCCCACCAGTGCGATGATGATCAAGACCGGCAAACACATCGACGCCAACGGCAAGATCTACCTGCCCTACCTGCACGAGTGGAAACAT CCTCAGTCGGATCTGTACGGGCTCATCCAGGTCATGATCGTGGTGTTCGGTGAGGAGCCGCCCGTGTTCTCCAGACCCACCACACAACCTCCGTACCAGGCCTTTCAAGCAGCCGGACCCCCGAACC AGTCCTATATGCCAGGAATGCCAGCAGTATCTCCGTACGGCCCAAACCCAAACCCCAACCCCTG TGGTTATCCCGGTTACCCTTACCCAGGAGGCAATGCGTATCCTGCCACAGGTGGTGCAGCGCATTACACCTCCCAGACTCCCGTCACTGCTGTGG GTCCGAGTCGTGATGGTACCATCGGTGAAGACACCATCCGAGCATCGCTGATCTCGGCCGTGAGCGATAAACTGCGCTGGAGAATGAAAGAGGAGATGGACAGAGCTCAAGCCGAGCTGGACGCCCTGAGGAGaactgaggaagacctgaagaAAGGACACCAGAAGCTGGAAGACATGGTGTCCCGTCTGGACCAGGAAGTG TCTGAGGTGGACAGAAACATTGAGCTCCTCAAGAAGAAGGACGAGGAACTGAGCGAAGCTCTGGAGAAGATGGAGAACCAGTCGGAAAACAATGACATTGACGACGTGATCATCCCAACAGCCCCGCTCTACAAACAGATCCTGAACCTGTACGCAGAGGAGAACGCCATAGAGGACACCATCTTTTACCTGGGAGAAGCCCTTCGGAGGGGAGTCATCGACCTGGAGGTCTTCCTCAAG CATGTGCGTCTGCTGTCCCGAAAGCAGTTCCAGCTGCGAGCGCTCATGCAGAAAGCACGAAAGACGGCCGGACTCAGTGACCTTTACTGA